GATGGAAATCTGACCAAGACTGGTTTACACAATATGCAGGGACTTATTTAGTAACAGGTTCTCATCAAGCAGCAAGAGCAGCAGCAGATACTGGGCGTTTAATTCCAGGAACTCCTGGGTTTAAAGCAGCTTTTGATGAAGTTACTGCAGACCCAAATTTAGCAACAGGTGCAAGATTTCAAGATCAAACAAAATTATATCATGGAGATGTAAACTACAATTTTCAAGATGTTATTGAGTGGGCAGAATTCCAAGTTGGTGGTTCTTATAGAAGATATTCATTAAATTCTAATGGAAGTATTTTTACTGATAATGATGGTCCTATTGATTATGATGAATATGGAGTGTACACACAAATGCAAAAGAAATTTTTAGAAGACGATCGTTTAAAATTAACAGCTTCTGTTCGTTATGACAAAGCACAAAATTTTGATGGTAACTTTTCACCAAGAGTTTCTTTGGCTTATGCAGGAGGAGAAAATAAAAATGATAACTTTAGAGCATCTTTTCAAAAAGGATTTAGAAACCCAACAACACAAGATCAATATATTGGTTTAGATGCAGGTGCAGCAATTTTAGTAGGTTCTGCTCCAGACAACTTAGACAGGTATACAAGTACACCTTTACCAGTAAGTACAGCAGGTCAAGTAATTTTAGGAAGCCAAACAACTACTTTATCTGGTAGATTGGCTTATGAGAATTCTTTTGCAGCAAGTTCTGTTCAGGCAGGTGCTCCAACAGCATCTAGTGCTCCATTGGTAAAACCAGAAGAAGTTACTGCTTTCGAATTAGGATATAGAGGTTTAATAAATGCAGGAGATTCTAGAATAACTTTAGATGTAAGTGCATATTATAATCAATATAACGACTTTATTTCTGCTAAGAACGTTTTAGTTCCTTTCTATGGAACTGTTGGAGATAATAGTTTATCTCTTTTAGCACTTCAAAATGGAGATTTTAAAGCGTTTCAAGTATACACAAATACGAGTGCAGATATAAATTCTTATGGAGCGTCATTAGGATTAAATACAAAGGTTTTTAATGGTTTTGATTTAGGATTAAATTACACCTATGCTAAATTTGATTTTGATCAAGCATCAGATCCAGATTTTGAAGCAGGTTTTAACACACCAGAGCATAAAGTAAAAATTCAATTTGGTAAAACAGATTTATTTGAAAACTTTGGTTTTAACATAAATGCAAGATGGCAAAATGAGTTTTTATGGGAATCTACTTTCTTAGATGCAACAGTAGATGCAAGAACTGTATTAGATGCACAAATTAACTATACTGTACCAGCTTGGAAATCTACTTTTAAATTAGGAGGTGCAAATTTAGGTGGACAAGAATATTTTAGTGCGCCAGGAGTTGGAGCTATAGGTTCTCAGTATTACCTTTCTTGGTCAATTAATAATTAATAAAAAATATATCAATTCATGAAAAATTATAAATATATAGGTTTGTTCCTTTTATCATTAGGAGTTATCTCTTGTGATGTAAACAACGATTTAGATCCAATTTTAGAAGAAACAGGGCCAGTAGTACAATTAAACACAAACGGATTAGATTTTTCTAGTTATGTTTCTGTAGGAGCTTCTTTTACTGCAGGTTTTACAGACAATGCATTATTTATTCAAGCACAAGAAAATTCATTTCCAAACATACTAGCAGGTAAGTTTAGTACAGATTTTTCTCAACCTTTAATGAATGATAATATTGGTGGTTTGTTATTAGGTGGAAACGTAATTCAAGGACCTAGACTTTATTTTAATGGTGCAGGACCAACAGGATTAATGGCAACACCAACTACTGAGGTTACAACTTCTGTTGCTGGTAACTTGAATAATTTTGGTGTTCCAGGTGCTAAAAGTTTTCATTTTGTTGCTCCAGGTTATGGTAGTTTACAGGCACTACAGTTAGGGAGAGCAAATCCTTATTTTGTAAGGATGGCTTCAGGTGCTAATGCAACTGTTTTAGGAGATGCTATGGCTCAAAGTCCAACATTTTTTACCTTATCAGAAATTGGTGGTAATGATGTTTTAGGTTATGCTACTTCTGGTGGTTCTGGAGTAGATCAAACAGGAAATATTGATCCAAGTACTTATGGTCAATCAGATATTACAGATCCAAATGTATTTGCGAGTGTTTTTAGCAGTATGGTTACAACATTAACTAGTGGTGGTGCAAAAGGAGTTGTTGCCAATGTTCCTTACATTACAAATTTAGCTCATTTTACAACTGTACCTTTTAATCCAGTTCCTTTAGATGCTGCAACAGCAACTCAATTAAATAGCCAATTGTTAGGGCCAGTAATTCAAATTTTAACTGCTTTGGGGCAGCCAGATAGAATTTCTTTGCTTGAGGCATCTAGCAGTAATAAGTTACTTTTAAGAGACGAAAATCTTACAGATTTTTCAGCACAAATTTCTGGAGCATTACAACAAGCTGGAGTATCTGCTGCTCAAGCACAATTAATGGGAAGTTTATATGGACAAGCAAGACATGCAACTTCAGCAGATTTATTTGTATTGCCATTATCTAGTCTAATAGGTACTTCTAAAGCAAACATCCCAGCACCATTTAATACAATAGGTGTTACGTATCCTTTAGATGATAATTTAGCATTAACACCACAAGAACAATTAGCAATTAAAACTGCTACAGATGCTTACAATACAACTATAGCAGCTGTTGCAAGTGCAAACCCTAATGTTGCTTTGGTAGATTTTAAAGGTCTTTTAGAGCAATCAGCTAACGGTATTGCTTTTGATCGTTATACATTAACGACAAATTTAGTTACTGGTGGTTTAATTAGCTTAGATGGTATTCATTTAACAGGTAGAGGATATGCTTTAATGGCTAACAAAATTATGGAAGCTATGGACGCAGAATTCGGTACTAATTTTACAATTGCTACAAATGGTTTAGCGAAAGCAGATGATCATCCAACAAACTACTCACCAGCATTGAGATAGTAATATTATATTATAGAAAACAAAAAAGGTTGAGAATTTAATTCTCAACCTTTTTTTATTTTAAAAAATCTAGCTTTTATAAAAGCATCATTTTTGCTCTTTTAACACCAGCAACTAAAACATCGATTTCTTCTTTTGTATTATAAAAAGAAAAAGAAGCTCTTACTGTTCCTGGTATTTTATAATAATCCATAATAGGTTGTGCACAATGATGCCCTGTTCTAACAGCAATGCCTAATTTATCTAA
The DNA window shown above is from Polaribacter sp. Hel_I_88 and carries:
- a CDS encoding TonB-dependent receptor, whose protein sequence is MIKKILFVAFIAFGSLAMVGQTTITGTVKDANTGETLPGANIKVANKSVGTTTDFDGNFELKVTDNPPFTLEISMLGFQMKEVEITKKNQRIEVTLEENATSLDEIVVSASRTPERVMESPVTIERMDARSIKNTTSPSFYDGLENLKGVDVNTNSLTFKSVNTRGFATFANTRFMQLVDGMDNSSPALNFAIGNLLGMSELDVNTVELLPGASSALYGANAFNGIMFMTSRSPFNDQGISFSYKQGVTTQEAAGTNEVYDVNIRMAYAFSEKLAAKATLAYLQGTEWFATDHRNTRNGEYAPGDRSLNDYDGLNVYGDEVATNLGGAVGRVSRTGYEEQDLMLDYEAKSVKLNTALHYRPFGDDRLEVIFNSKFGTGNTIYQGANRYNIRDFYLAQQKLEVRGKNFFVRGYVTTEDAGNSYDSRFAAININRRWKSDQDWFTQYAGTYLVTGSHQAARAAADTGRLIPGTPGFKAAFDEVTADPNLATGARFQDQTKLYHGDVNYNFQDVIEWAEFQVGGSYRRYSLNSNGSIFTDNDGPIDYDEYGVYTQMQKKFLEDDRLKLTASVRYDKAQNFDGNFSPRVSLAYAGGENKNDNFRASFQKGFRNPTTQDQYIGLDAGAAILVGSAPDNLDRYTSTPLPVSTAGQVILGSQTTTLSGRLAYENSFAASSVQAGAPTASSAPLVKPEEVTAFELGYRGLINAGDSRITLDVSAYYNQYNDFISAKNVLVPFYGTVGDNSLSLLALQNGDFKAFQVYTNTSADINSYGASLGLNTKVFNGFDLGLNYTYAKFDFDQASDPDFEAGFNTPEHKVKIQFGKTDLFENFGFNINARWQNEFLWESTFLDATVDARTVLDAQINYTVPAWKSTFKLGGANLGGQEYFSAPGVGAIGSQYYLSWSINN
- a CDS encoding SGNH/GDSL hydrolase family protein, which codes for MKNYKYIGLFLLSLGVISCDVNNDLDPILEETGPVVQLNTNGLDFSSYVSVGASFTAGFTDNALFIQAQENSFPNILAGKFSTDFSQPLMNDNIGGLLLGGNVIQGPRLYFNGAGPTGLMATPTTEVTTSVAGNLNNFGVPGAKSFHFVAPGYGSLQALQLGRANPYFVRMASGANATVLGDAMAQSPTFFTLSEIGGNDVLGYATSGGSGVDQTGNIDPSTYGQSDITDPNVFASVFSSMVTTLTSGGAKGVVANVPYITNLAHFTTVPFNPVPLDAATATQLNSQLLGPVIQILTALGQPDRISLLEASSSNKLLLRDENLTDFSAQISGALQQAGVSAAQAQLMGSLYGQARHATSADLFVLPLSSLIGTSKANIPAPFNTIGVTYPLDDNLALTPQEQLAIKTATDAYNTTIAAVASANPNVALVDFKGLLEQSANGIAFDRYTLTTNLVTGGLISLDGIHLTGRGYALMANKIMEAMDAEFGTNFTIATNGLAKADDHPTNYSPALR